AATAAAGCTCTGGCTCGAAAACGGGACGCTGTTCTACACTGGAGATACCAAGTGGTTCAAGCTGAGAACGGCGGAGAAAAGCCGCTTTCCCAAAGCCGACGTTCTCATAATCGAGGCCACCTTCGGCGTTCCGAGCTTCACGTTTCCATCCCCCAGGGAAGCTGAGAAAAAACTGGTCGCATTCGTTGAAGAGGCTCTTGACAGGGGAAAGCGCCCAACCCTCTATGTGAACCAGATGGGGAAGGCGCAGGAAGTTATGAAAATCCTGGACGTTCACGGGATCACGGTGAGGCCAAGCAGAGAGATGCTGAAAGTGGCGAGGGTTTATTCAAAATTTGGGGTCAAATTTGGAAACATCACCCATGAAGGGGACGTAGTTTTAAGGTCGTACCGCTCCCCCAAGGTCGAAAACTCACTCTCTCCCTGGGAGCTTACCGTTTCCGGCTTTGGAAGGCTCAAGCTGAGCAACCACGCGGACTTTTGGGAGCTGATGAAAATCATAGAGAAGGTAAAGCCCGAAAGGATCTTCACGGTGTACGGCTTCTCCAGGGAATTTTCCAGGATTTTGACCGGGCTTGGATACGAAGCCCATCCAATTGACAAGGACTCCGATATATACGGACTACTTTTTTGAACAACTGTTAAACAGACTGCCAAAAACCTAATAAACTTCTAAAATTGAAGGTTATTTTCGAACAAGCTTCACATATTCGAAGTGCTGTTTAGTTATTTTGAACACGGAGGTGGTGGAATGCAGAGGCTGAGGAAGAAACCGAAGTGGGTGACAGGACTCAGGCCCAGACTTGAGACACTCTTCAGTGAAAGGGCCATCGGGGAGGGACTGTTGGTAGGTCGAGGAACGATAAGAGGCGACATGGTGGAGGTTACCCAGCTCAAGTTCTCCGGCGGGCGGGTTAAAAAGCCGATAGTTGAAGTCGAGGGCAACGAGCTGAGGTTCATATACCCGATCAAGAACGGTGAGAGCCTTGAGGGGATATACTACTCTCTAATGGGCTTTCTGAGCAGGGTTTGAGTTTTTCAGAGTTCTCAAACCCCAAACTTTTTGCCATTTTGGTAACTTTCGGAGAGAAAAATTTTTAAAGGGCTATTCTTTAATAACAATTGGTGAGAAAAAGGCGGGGGGTGAGAAAGATGGTCTGGAGGAGGGACCGCTACTGGGACCCGTTCGACATCATGAGGGAAATCCAGGAGGAGATTGATGCAATATTCCGCGACTTCATGCGCGGCCCGAGGCTCTGGAGCTACCGCGAGCCAGGTGAGAGAATAGAGGTCAGCGAGACCTGGAGGGAGCCGTTCGCAGACATCTTCGACAGGGGCGACCGCTTTGTTATCACCGTCGAGCTCCCAGGTGTTAGGAAGGAGGACATCAAGCTCCGCGTTACAGAGGACACCGTTTACATCGAGGCCCAGATGAGGCGCGAGAAGGAGCTCGAGCAGGAGGGTGCCATAAGGATCGAGCGCTACTACAGCGGCTACAGGAGGGTCATCAGGCTTCCAGAGGAGGTCATCCCGGAGAAGGCCAAGGCCCGCTACAACAACGGCGTCCTAGAGATCGAGATTCCGAAGAAGAAGCCCACCAAACCCGAGAAGGAGGGCGTTGAGGTCAAGATCGAGTGATTTTGAGTTTTTCTGATTTTTCTGCTTTACTCTCTGCAACAGCCGGATTCTGCCAATTGGATGGGGCTTGAATGGGTACCTAGCAGAGTATTGCCGGTTCTTAGTTTGAAATCACCTGCTGCTCGCAAAGTGCTTTTTCAGATCCTTCATCAGGTCGTACACTATGTTTAAGAACAGCTCCATGTCGTTGCCGAACAGCCTGCGGGTGTCGGCGATGACCTCCGGGTATGTCTTCAGCCCATAGGGCTTGCCGTCTATGATTGCCACGAGGTCACCGTCTATGAGGTACGCCTCGTGAAGGTCGAGGTAGTGTAGGAGTTGCTTGAGCTTCTGCCTGACCCACTCAAAGGGCAACGGCTCGGCATAGGTTTCGAAGAGGGCAAAGGCGACCCGGTTGAGATCTTCAGGAAAGCTGGCGAGAATCTCACTTTCGCCGTCCTTGGGCCTGATGACGTAGAACCCCTTCGGGCCGAGCGCTACCACAACCGGCATCACGTCGGAGAGAGTTGTTTGGGCTTTTCCTACCATTTGGTACCACCTCCAGAGTTCTTAAAATTGGAAAAACGAAAATTTCCCGGGACAAAAACGGTTTTTGTACGGTAGTGTTGGCGGTACTTTTGGCATCAGCAAAAAAGCAACAGGAAGTTGGTGTTTTGGTGGTGTTGGTGGGTGTTGGTTGTGGTGTTTGGGTTTGGGGTAGTAGTGGTGTCTCCATACATAAGAAAACCATAAACAAAAATGCAAAATTTTTGCAAGCACATTTTTGTACTCCAAAAACATTGACTCATTGATCCAGCCCAATCTCTTCTTAGTCTATTCTGCCTCTACGCACGCCTTTCATTACCGCGATGCAGGGGCCACATTTTGGTAACCTCACTTAAGAAAAATCGAAAAGTTTATAAAGGGTTTGTCCTTTAGTAACTTACGGTAACCAAAAACTAAGAGGTGATGCTCATGAGTGAGAGGAGAGAGGTCAAGCTCAAGGTTGCCTCTGCCTACCAGAGGGACGTTGGCAGGGGGATCGTGAGGATTGACAGGAAAGCCATGCGCGAGCTTGGCGTCCAGTCAGGTGACATAGTCGAGATCATAGGTACCAAGAACACCGCTGCAGTTGTCTGGCCAGCCTATCCAGAGGACGAGGGGCTTGGCATCATAAGGATGGACGGTACGATCAGGAAGAACGCCGGTGTTGGTCTCGGCGACGAGGTCACCGTGAGAAAGGCCGACGTCAAGGAGGCAAAGAAGGTCATAGTCGCTCCGACTGAGCCGATACGCTTCGGCGCTGACTTCGTCGAGTGGCTCCACAGCAGGCTCGTCGGAAGGCCCGTAGTCAGGGGAGACTACATCAAGATCGGCATACTCGGCCAGGAGCTGACATTCGTAGTTACCGCCACAACTCCAGCGGGGATCGTTCAGATAACCGAGTTCACCGACTTCCAGGTGAGCGAGAAGCCAGTTAAGGAGGTCAGCAAGGCAACCGCCCTCGGAGTGACCTACGAGGACATAGGTGGCCTCAAGGACGTCATCCAGAAGGTTAGGGAGATGATAGAGCTCCCGCTCAAGCACCCGGAGCTCTTCGAGAAGCTCGGCATTGAGCCGCCTAAGGGTGTGCTCCTCTACGGACCACCGGGAACGGGTAAGACACTCCTGGCTAAGGCCGTTGCCAACGAAGCCAACGCTCACTTCATAGCCATCAACGGACCGGAAATAATGAGCAAGTACTACGGCGAGAGCGAGGAGAGGCTTAGGGAGGTCTTCAAGGAGGCTGAGGAGAACGCGCCGGCGATAATCTTCATTGACGAGATCGACAGCATTGCGCCGAAGAGAGAGGAGACCCACGGTGAGGTCGAGAAGAGGGTTGTCAGCCAGCTGCTAACGCTAATGGACGGCCTCAAGAGCCGCGGAAAGGTCATAGTCATCGGTGCCACCAACAGGCCGGACGCGATTGACCCGGCCCTGAGGAGGCCTGGAAGGTTCGACAGGGAAATTGAGGTCGGCGTTCCCGACAAGCAGGGCAGAAAGGAGATACTCCAGATCCACACCAGAGGAATGCCGATCGAGCCCGAGTTCAGGAGGGACAAGGTAATCGAGATACTCGAGGAGCTTGAGAAGAACGACACCTACCGCGAGGCCGCTGAGAGGGCTATCATGAAGGTCAAGAAGGCCAAAGACGAAGAGGAGATCAGGAGGATCCTCAGGGAGACCGACGAGAAGCTCTACGAGGAGGTCAGGGCGAAGCTTATCGATGCACTCCTCGACGAGCTGGCTGAGGTTACGCACGGCTTCGTCGGTGCCGACCTGGCAGCACTCGCCAGGGAGGCTGCAATGGCAGCTCTCAGGAGGCTCATCAACGAGGGCAAGATCGACTTCGAGGCCGAGTACATACCGAAGGAAGTCCTCGACGAGCTCAAGGTCACGAGGAGGGACTTCTACGAGGCCCTCAAGATGGTCGAGCCGTCAGCTCTCAGAGAGGTGCTCCTGGAGGTTCCAAACGTCCGCTGGGACGACATCGGCGGCCTTGAAGATGTCAAGCAGGAGCTCAGAGAGGCAGTCGAGTGGCCTCTCAAGTATCCCGAGGCATTCATGGGTCTCGGCATAACACCGCCGAAGGGAATACTCCTCTACGGTCCGCCGGGAACCGGTAAGACTCTCCTCGCCAAGGCAGTCGCCAACGAGAGCGAGGCCAACTTCATAGCAATCAAGGGTCCAGAGGTGCTCAGTAAGTGGGTCGGTGAGAGCGAGAAGAACATCCGCGAGATCTTCAGGAAGGCTCGCCAGGCCGCACCAACCGTGATATTCATCGACGAGATTGACGCCATCGCCCCGAGAAGAGGAACCGACGTGAACAGGGTCACTGACAGGTTGATCAACCAGCTGCTCACTGAGATGGACGGAATCCAGGAGAACAGTGGCGTGGTCGTCATTGGTGCCACCAACAGGCCGGACATTATCGATCCAGCACTCCTCAGGCCAGGAAGGTTCGACAGGCTGATACTTGTACCAGCTCCAGACGAGAAGGCCAGGCTCGAAATATTCAAAGTCCACACCAGAAGAGTACCGCTTGCAGGTGATGTTGACCTTAGGGAGCTCGCCAAGAAGACCGAAGGCTACACCGGCGCAGACATAGCGGCAGTGGTCAGGGAGGCTGCGATGCTCGCCATGAGGAGGGCCCTGCAGGAGGGCATCATAAGACCCGGCATGAAGGCCGACGAGATAAGGGGGAAGGTCAAGGTCACCATGAAGGACTTCGAGGAGGCCCTCAAGAAGATCGGGCCGTCAGTGAGCAAGGAGACCATGGAGTACTACAGGAAGATCCAGGAGCAGTTCAAACAGGCTCGCGGATGATCCAGGGGTCGTAACCCCCATCCCCTAATTTATCTCTTTTTGAGCTCTTTTGAACTCGACCGTGGAGATAACATTTTAAGCCTTCCAGTTGAAACCTTTGCGGTGGTGCTTTTGGAGAACCTGGAACAGGTTTATGAGAGGATAAAACTGGCCGCTAAACAGGCCTCAAATGAGGAGGAACTGCGGCACAACGTTTCTAAGGTTCTTGATGAGATTGCGAGAGAATTTGGAGTATCTGGCAGGCTGGAGAAGTCAACTCAGCTCCTTGAATCAAAGAAGGTCTTTAGGGGCAGGATAGACGCCCTCTATGGCGGTGTTATTATAGAGTACAAGTCTCCAGGAAAACTGAAGGAAAAGCAGGCATTTAACTCCGCCCTCGACCAGGTCATAAACTACATCAAATCAGAGGCCAAAAGCGAGGAGTTTTATCCGTATTACCTTGGAGTGCTCTTCGACGGTTCAACGATAGCGTTTGTTAGGTACTGGGGAGGCAGTTTCAAGGTCAACGGCCCGCTTCCGTTCACGTTTGAGGCCTTTGAGCACCTCGTTGATGCCCTCAGGGGCCTGACGAGGAAGCCCCTCGATGCGGAGATGCTTTTGAGGGACTTTGGGCCAAAAAGCCGGATAACGGAAGAAGTCCTCAGAGCGTTCTATAGCGCCCTTGAGTCGCCAAAATCGGATAGAACTGAGATGCTCTTTGAGGACTGGAGGAGGATATTCTCCCAGGTCTGCTCCTACACCCCGGAGAAGCTGAAGAAGCTGGCCGAGTTCTACGGGTTCAAGGAGGCCGACCCCGAGAGGCTGACCTTCGCACTGCACACCTACTACACCCTTCTGATGAAGCTCATCGTCAGCGAGATAGTCAGCGTCCTCTCGGAGGGCCTGACTGGTTCCGTACTGGCGAGGCTCAACGAGAGCTACCTGAGCGATGTTGAGTCCTTCAGGTTCGTGCTCACCGAGCTTGAGGACGGGGGACTGTTCAGACAGCTGGGCATAAGGAACTTCCTGGAAGCGGACTACTTCGCCTGGTACCTTGAGGAGTGGAGCGGAGAGGTGGCTAGGGCAGTTTATGAAATCACTAAGGCACTCATGGACTACGAACCCGCGACAGTTGAACAAACCCCTGAGAGGGTGGAAGACCTCTTCAAGAGGCTCTACCAGAACCTCGTCCCGAGGGAGATAAGGCACAGCCTCGGGGAGTACTTTACGCCCGACTGGCTCGCGGAGCTGACGCTGGACGAAGCTGGTTACGATGGAAACCCCGAAAAGAGGGTTCTCGACCCGGCCTGCGGCTCCGGGACTTTCCTCGTGCTGGCGATAAAGAGGGCGAAGGAGTGGGGGCTGAGGCACTGGGGAACCTCTGCCGATGCCCAGCTCCGGCTCCTTGAGTCAATAACGAGCAACATAGTCGGGATAGACCTCAACCCGCTGGCAGTCCTGGCGGCGAGGGGCAACTATCTCATCGCCCTCGGGAAGCTCATACGCTACAGGGTTGACGACATCACGATACCAGTTTATCTAGCCGACTCGATAACAGTAAGTACGAAAACATCAGCCAGGGGAGGCAAGAGGATAGCCCTCAAGACGGTTGCCGGTGAGTTCGAGGTTCCCAAGGAGGTCATAGACTCAAAGCTGATGGACAAGGTTTTCCAGGCCATAGAGGACGGCCTGAGGCGGAACATGAAGAAGGGGCAGTTCATCGTTTACCTTCACATGAAGCTCGGCGGAAAGAGGCTTAGCGACGATACCATTGATGCCATCTCCGTTCTGTACGAGAAACTGTGGAAGCTTGAGCAGGAGGGCAAGGATAGGATATGGACGAGGGTTCTGAGGAACGCCTTCGCACCGCTCACGATAGGGAACTTCGACTTCGTGATCGGGAACCCGCCGTGGATAAACTGGGAGAGCCTGCCAGAGAACTATCGAGAGCTGACGAAACCGCTCTGGGAGTACTACGGGCTTGAAAAAGGCTCGGGTAAGGGTATGGGCAGGGTAAAGAGGGACATGAGCATGCTCTTCGTCGCGAGGACATTCGACCGCTACCTCAAGCCCGGCGGGAGGCTGGCCTTTCTTGTTCCCTTCACGCTCTTCAAAACGCAGGCGGGAGCGGGATTCAGAAGGTTCCTCACCTACGGAAGAAGACGGGAGCCGAGGATACCCGTTAAGCTCCTGAAGGTTCACGACCTCGTTACACTTTACCCCTTCGAGGGGGCCACCACGAGGACTGGCCTATTGGTCATCGAGAAGACCGAGAAGACCGAGTTCCCGGTTCCGTTGATTGTCTGGAACTGGCCGGACACCAGGGGGGCGGACGTTGAGGCAACCCTTGAAGAAGTGAAGGAAAAGGCGGCGATTCACCAGCTCGTCTTCATGCCGATCGAGGAGGGGAAGCCAGAGAGCCCGTGGATGATGACGACGGTGAAGGCCTACGAGGGGCTTAAGAAAGCTTTGGGGAGCTCGGAGTATAGGGCCTATGCTGGAGTTTTTACAGGATTAGATGGAGCTTACTGGGTTGAAATTATTCGTGAAGTTGCCCCAGGGAGAGTACTAATTCAGAATGTCGGTAAAACCATGAAAAAGTCTATCAAAAGAGTCCAGAAAGTTGTAGAAACAGATCTTATATTTCCAGTTCTACGCGGAAAGAATGCAAAAAAATGGTACTGCAACCCAGAAGGGTGGATACTCCTGCCAATAGACAAAAACGGTGATATCATTCCACCTTCAGAGCTCAAACTCAAGTATCCACTGACATATGATTTCTTTACAGCGCTCCTAGATGAACTCATAAGCAGAAATGCAGAACCCTTTAAAACAAAGTTAAGAATTTACAAGGAAAAGCCAATTGAAATAGCAGAAAGATCAGGAATGCCTTTCTATGCAGTCCTTAACTCACAAGTCTCAATAGCTCCATACAAAGTTGGTTGGAAACATATATCCGGAGCTATAAGCGGAAAAGCCCAATTGGATGTTTTCGTGATACCAACTTTACAGGACAAACCAATGATTCCAACTCATGGCATTATGCACATTCCCACATCCTCAGAAGACGAAGCCCACTACATCGCCTCGATACTCAACTCCACAATAGCCCGCTTTATCGTTGCCAGCTATGGCCTCGAGGTCCACATAACAACTGACGTTCCAAAGAGAATTTACATTCCGACCTTCGACCCATCTAACCAACTCCACCTCGAACTCGCGGAGCTTTCAAAGAAGGCGCACGAAATAGCGAAGGAAAAGTACGAACTCCTTGACCGGATAAAGTCCCTCAAGAAGTCCCTGAAGGGCACCAGAGGCGAGGAGAGGAAGAGAATAAAGGACGAGATTAGGGAACTCGAAGAAGAACTCGCCGAGGTTGAGAAGAAGCTTGGGGAAGTCGAGAAGGAGATAGACGAGAAAGTCGCCGAGCTGTACGGCATAACCTGGGAGGAGCTTGAGGAGATAGAGCGGCTCTACACCGTGCTCATGAACGCCGAACCCTGATAAATAGGGCAGAGAGCAGCGAAGCCGAGAAAAACAGTATGAAAACCGGAAACTAGCGACTGCCTTTTTCTTTTGTTCTGATTTGAGCAATCGGAGGAGGGGAGGAGCGTCAGGCGACCCACTCAACCTCATAATCAACTGCCCTAAAGTCCCTCATCTTCTTTCTTGCTATTTCCTCTGCCTTCCCAGGGTCGTTGGTCACGACTATGACTTCCTCGGGGAGGGAATCGGTTCTGTAGTAAACGATCCTCGCGAGCATGATATCACCTCCAGTTAATCACTCCGAGTGAAAAGCATCAGTTTCAATTTAAAAGCCTTACTGAATAATAAAAGACATCAATGAACGAAAATTTTGCTGATTTTGGCAGGATGGATGTACATAAATGTAGTAATGGCTCAAGATGCACATCAGAAGAATCGAAGTAAAAACGTAATGATGCATAAATTAAAGAGCTTATGCAAAAATTTTTAAATTCTTCGATTTCTACTGAAAGACGTGGTACTATGAAAAATAAGAACAATGACCTAGAAATAATACTGAGCATGATAAACGTACTAATTGGAGCCTTTGGAATCATAACCATTCCTGCAATGGTCTCGCAGCTTTACCTGTATTATGTGCTAGAGAAAGGAGGAAGAGAGTTCACAAGAGAGGGCGTCCTCGGCGGATTTATAGCGCTCAACGGACTGCTGGCATTGGCGGTACGCTCGAATGATGGGATGTTCTCAGAGGTGGCAATCCTCGCGACTGCGATGGCAACCATCGCGTTTTTATTGTACGCGGTGCATCTTGAAGTGGTGTGGAACCATGAAGTTCGCGGGGATCAGCCTCAACGAGCCGAGGATAATGGGAGTGATAAACATCTCTCCAGAGAGCTTCTACAAGGGAAGCGTCAGAAACGATGAAGAAAAGCTGATAGAAACTGCTCTGAGAATGGTGGAAGAGGGAGCGAGCTTCATTGACATTGGGGCAAAGTCCACGGCTCCCTATCTAGAGACCCAGATACCGGTTGAAGAAGAGATTAGAAGGGCGGTCTGGGCAGTGAAAACGATCCGCAACCACGTTGACGTTCCCATAAGCATTGACACAACAAACGCGAAGGTCGCGGAAGAGGCCATAAAAGCTGGCGCTGATATAATCAACGACGTAACTGGCCTGAAAGGGGATCCCGAGATGCCCAAAGTCGCCGCTGACTACGGTACCCCCGTTGTCCTCTGCGCCCACGGTGAGGTAAGGAACCTCAGCGATCCGGTTCGCACCGTCATGGACTTCCTTCAGGAAAGCCTCAGGATAGCCGAAAGACACGGGATTGAAGACGTTGCAGTTGATCCTGCCATCGGCTTTCTACGCCCCGAATGGCCGCCGTGGTACGTCTGGGACTCAAAGGTCATAGCCAACCTCAACCTGCTTAAGTCCCTTGGGAAGCCAATTCTGGTAGGTGTCTCGAGAAAGTCTTTCATCGGTGCAATAACAGGAAGGCAAGACCCCTCGGAGAGACTGGCAGGTAGTCTATCTGCAACGGCCATAGCGGTGCTGAAAGGGGCAGACATAATACGCACCCATGATGTCAAGGAGACAATAGATACAGTTAAGGTCGCCAGCTTCATCAGGAAGTTCTCTCCTTGATTTCCTTCCACTCTTCTACGAGGGTCTTCAGAAGGCCGAGTGAGACGGGACCGATTATTATCCCAACGAACCCAAAGGCTATGTATCCGCCGATGAAACCCAGGAGGCTTATGATAGCGTTTACTCCCCACTTCAAACGGCTTATCTTATCCCTCAGCAGGATATCAGGAAGGGGCGAAACAAGGGAGAACCCAAGAACCGCCAGAAGGACACCTGAAAGGATGTGGCCCTGATTGATCAGATAGGCAACACCACCAACCCAAACGATCCAGCCGCCAACGACGGGAAGAAGCTCGATTACCACCGTTAGGATTCCAGCGGCAACGGCACCACCCACGTCAGAGATTCCGAAGACCCTGAAAAACAGGGCCATTAATATGCCCTTCCCAACACCGACGAGCAGCCAGCCCCTAAGAACTATGTGGAGCGTTTCTGCCCCACTGTCTATCAGTTTTCTGGCAAGGTCCCTGTTGGTTGGGGGAATTAAAGAGTAAACCTCCTGTTTTATGGCGTCGGCGTTCACAAGGATGCCGTAGAACGAGAACACAGTAACGATAACCTGCAGAAGCAGTGTGGGGAGTGAGTAGGTGTACCCAAGGACGTAGCTGTTAAACCTCTGGGAGATGCCGAGTGAAATTCTCTGGAGGACTTCGTAGGCGGATGGGGGCAGGTTTAAGCCAAGAAGCCAGCCAACAAAGGTGTCAACGTAGTTCGCCAGGGAGTATTTAACGTCGTTTATGAGGAGGGCGAAGCCAAAGACAAACAGAAGGGAAACCACTGTCAAAATCCCCGTTAGGGTAAGTGCCGACCACCGTCCCCCAATTTTTCCTTCAAGGCGCTCATGGACGGGATAGAGGATGTAGGCTGTAGTCGCGGCTATTATAATTGGTGAGAGAATTGGGCTGATCGTTTCCCACGTCAGGTAAAGAACCCCGAGGGAGACGGCAACCCACACTGCAGTTTCAACTCTCATCAAGCATCCCCATGTATTTCAGTATCAGTTCTCTTACCGAGGGCTTGTTGAAAATGAACAGGTAACCCCGCTCATCGAGTATGAAGTTCTTCCCAAGGGCGAGGAGGCCCTTTCCAAGCTTTGCAACCTCGGCCTTTTCAAAGTCTATGAGCTCTTTAACCTCCGCAGGAGCATCTATCTCAGAGAGGACTTTTTCGAGCCTGTTGAGGATGCTCTGGTTAAGGAACTTCACGGGGGCAAGGCGAGGTTCTTCACCGCGTATCTCCGAGGCATCCATATAGATTCCCCAGAACTCCTTGGCACATTCAAAGGGATAGACGTAGTCTTCTCCGTAGTCAGGGAGATAGAGCTCGCGTATAACTGCGAGGAGAAGCCTCCTGGCGTCCTTTCCATAGTACTCTATCCTGAGGTTGAACTTCCCGTCCTCAAAGCCGTTTTCAAACACCTCAAGCTTCTCCTCGCACAGCATTCAACCACCCCCAATGAGGGGAGTGAGGTAGCGAGGGTCTATGTAGAGGGCAGTGCTCCCGTAGACCCCAAACTCCTCGGGGGTCTCAAGGTCCTTGTACACCACAACCTTTGCACCGCTAACGTTCATTAACTTTTCGAGGACATCTATGGCAGTGTCCATACCCCCAAGCTCGTCGACGAGGGCTCCAGTAACGTTCTCAGCGAACCACGTCTCTCCTGTTGAGAAGTTTTTGACTTCATCAATGGTCATGTTGCGCCCCTCGCTCACTGCGCTGATAAACGCCTGGAAGTAAGTGTTCACCATCTCCGTTATCTTCTCGCGTTCTTCTGGCGTTAAATCTCTCCACTCGGCCCCCATGTCCTTGTGTTTACCAGTTTTGAATACATTTACCTTTATCCCATTCATCTCGTAGTTCTTCTCCAGGTCGTAGTGAACGTAGATAACTCCGATGCTTCCGACCTCAGCCAGCGGGCTGGCCACTATCTTCTGAGCCCCAACTGCTATGTAGTATCCCCCTGATGCTATGATATCCCCGCTGTAAGCGACGACTGGTTTAACTAAAGACAACTTTTTGATTTCGGAGTGTATGTTAATAACAGGCCCAACTACGCCACCGGGACTTTCAATCCAGAGGAGAACCCCACCAACGGACTCGTTCATGGCCAGGTTCCTCAAAAGCGGGATGACCTGGAGGGCCGTGTAGTCGTCTATGATTCCAAATATTGGAACCACGGCGATGGTTGTGCCGCCCTGGTTAGATGAAACGAGTCTCTGCAGGAAAGCGATTTGATCCCTCAGCTCGGCAACTTCGGTGCTGGTAGTGTTAACACTGCCTTCACACACGAGCGTAAAGTTTGAGGGAGTTTCTATGACAAAGCCCGTTTGATTGGCAGGAACAGCGGGGGGATTGACCTGGTAGTAGAGAACCGCGACGCTCACGATTGATAGGGCCAGCAGAAGCGTTAGAACGGCCGAGACGTACTTCCATATCCGATCGTCCATTTTCCCACCCTCAAGTTGTGCACGCGTGAACTTTTAAACCTGTCCCAGAACGGACAAACTTTTATATCCATTCTGGCGACTTCAGAGTTAGGTGATACCCGTGGAGATAGGAGTGACCATCTACCCGCACTTCATCACAAAGGACAAGAGCCTCGCATCGATTCTGGCGGACATAAAAATCAAGGACTACGACTTCGTTTCACTGTTCCCGCACACTCTAGGCCTGATAAAGAACGGTGTTGTAGTTGAGAAGAAGCTCCGCAGCCTTGAAACCACCCTCAAAGGAGTGGGAATAAACTACATCATCAGGATGCCCACCTCAATGAACCTCAGGGACCACGTCTACCACAGCAGGCACTTCAGGGTGGCAAGGGCGGTTGCAGACGTAGCCATAAAGCTCGGTGCAAAGGTCATCGTCATGCAGAGCGGAAAAACTGGAAGGCTGGACCTCGAAATAGAGGCCCTTCAGAGCCTCGCCGACATGCTGAAGCCCTTCGACATCAAGATAGCCCTTGAGAACACCTTCAGCGTCAAGGACACGCTCTACGTCGTCGAAAACGTGAACAGGGACAACGTTGGCTTTGCCCTTGATGTTGCCCACGCATTCTTGAGCGCCCAGGGCAACGAGGAGAAGCTCCTCGACGACGTCAAGCTCGGAACGGACAAAACGATAATCCTCATGGTGCACGACAACTTTGGAAAGCTCTTCCCGCAGGTCGAGCCGGAGGATGCCCTGGCGTACGGAGTCGGTGACCTCCACCTCCTTCCTGGAGAAGGCAAGATACCCTTCGGAAAGGTTCTGAAGCTCTTCGGCGACGTGCCGATACTCCTGAAGGTCAAAGACCCCGAGAAGTTCCCGAAGATACCGACGAAGCAGGGTCTCATAGACCTGCTCCTCAGTCTTTGAGTCCAAGTCTCTTTCCTATTTCTTCGTACAGGACGGCAAAGGCCTTTCCTATTGTCTCTTTCTTTCTCGTGAAGTGCGTGACGTCATCATCGAGGTTCTGGCTGAGTATCTCAACTGCCTCCTCGATTGT
This sequence is a window from Thermococcus kodakarensis KOD1. Protein-coding genes within it:
- the sppA gene encoding signal peptide peptidase SppA is translated as MDDRIWKYVSAVLTLLLALSIVSVAVLYYQVNPPAVPANQTGFVIETPSNFTLVCEGSVNTTSTEVAELRDQIAFLQRLVSSNQGGTTIAVVPIFGIIDDYTALQVIPLLRNLAMNESVGGVLLWIESPGGVVGPVINIHSEIKKLSLVKPVVAYSGDIIASGGYYIAVGAQKIVASPLAEVGSIGVIYVHYDLEKNYEMNGIKVNVFKTGKHKDMGAEWRDLTPEEREKITEMVNTYFQAFISAVSEGRNMTIDEVKNFSTGETWFAENVTGALVDELGGMDTAIDVLEKLMNVSGAKVVVYKDLETPEEFGVYGSTALYIDPRYLTPLIGGG
- a CDS encoding Eco57I restriction-modification methylase domain-containing protein, with protein sequence MVLLENLEQVYERIKLAAKQASNEEELRHNVSKVLDEIAREFGVSGRLEKSTQLLESKKVFRGRIDALYGGVIIEYKSPGKLKEKQAFNSALDQVINYIKSEAKSEEFYPYYLGVLFDGSTIAFVRYWGGSFKVNGPLPFTFEAFEHLVDALRGLTRKPLDAEMLLRDFGPKSRITEEVLRAFYSALESPKSDRTEMLFEDWRRIFSQVCSYTPEKLKKLAEFYGFKEADPERLTFALHTYYTLLMKLIVSEIVSVLSEGLTGSVLARLNESYLSDVESFRFVLTELEDGGLFRQLGIRNFLEADYFAWYLEEWSGEVARAVYEITKALMDYEPATVEQTPERVEDLFKRLYQNLVPREIRHSLGEYFTPDWLAELTLDEAGYDGNPEKRVLDPACGSGTFLVLAIKRAKEWGLRHWGTSADAQLRLLESITSNIVGIDLNPLAVLAARGNYLIALGKLIRYRVDDITIPVYLADSITVSTKTSARGGKRIALKTVAGEFEVPKEVIDSKLMDKVFQAIEDGLRRNMKKGQFIVYLHMKLGGKRLSDDTIDAISVLYEKLWKLEQEGKDRIWTRVLRNAFAPLTIGNFDFVIGNPPWINWESLPENYRELTKPLWEYYGLEKGSGKGMGRVKRDMSMLFVARTFDRYLKPGGRLAFLVPFTLFKTQAGAGFRRFLTYGRRREPRIPVKLLKVHDLVTLYPFEGATTRTGLLVIEKTEKTEFPVPLIVWNWPDTRGADVEATLEEVKEKAAIHQLVFMPIEEGKPESPWMMTTVKAYEGLKKALGSSEYRAYAGVFTGLDGAYWVEIIREVAPGRVLIQNVGKTMKKSIKRVQKVVETDLIFPVLRGKNAKKWYCNPEGWILLPIDKNGDIIPPSELKLKYPLTYDFFTALLDELISRNAEPFKTKLRIYKEKPIEIAERSGMPFYAVLNSQVSIAPYKVGWKHISGAISGKAQLDVFVIPTLQDKPMIPTHGIMHIPTSSEDEAHYIASILNSTIARFIVASYGLEVHITTDVPKRIYIPTFDPSNQLHLELAELSKKAHEIAKEKYELLDRIKSLKKSLKGTRGEERKRIKDEIRELEEELAEVEKKLGEVEKEIDEKVAELYGITWEELEEIERLYTVLMNAEP
- a CDS encoding PH1570 family protein produces the protein MLCEEKLEVFENGFEDGKFNLRIEYYGKDARRLLLAVIRELYLPDYGEDYVYPFECAKEFWGIYMDASEIRGEEPRLAPVKFLNQSILNRLEKVLSEIDAPAEVKELIDFEKAEVAKLGKGLLALGKNFILDERGYLFIFNKPSVRELILKYMGMLDES
- a CDS encoding AI-2E family transporter; this encodes MRVETAVWVAVSLGVLYLTWETISPILSPIIIAATTAYILYPVHERLEGKIGGRWSALTLTGILTVVSLLFVFGFALLINDVKYSLANYVDTFVGWLLGLNLPPSAYEVLQRISLGISQRFNSYVLGYTYSLPTLLLQVIVTVFSFYGILVNADAIKQEVYSLIPPTNRDLARKLIDSGAETLHIVLRGWLLVGVGKGILMALFFRVFGISDVGGAVAAGILTVVIELLPVVGGWIVWVGGVAYLINQGHILSGVLLAVLGFSLVSPLPDILLRDKISRLKWGVNAIISLLGFIGGYIAFGFVGIIIGPVSLGLLKTLVEEWKEIKERTS
- the folP gene encoding dihydropteroate synthase codes for the protein MKFAGISLNEPRIMGVINISPESFYKGSVRNDEEKLIETALRMVEEGASFIDIGAKSTAPYLETQIPVEEEIRRAVWAVKTIRNHVDVPISIDTTNAKVAEEAIKAGADIINDVTGLKGDPEMPKVAADYGTPVVLCAHGEVRNLSDPVRTVMDFLQESLRIAERHGIEDVAVDPAIGFLRPEWPPWYVWDSKVIANLNLLKSLGKPILVGVSRKSFIGAITGRQDPSERLAGSLSATAIAVLKGADIIRTHDVKETIDTVKVASFIRKFSP